Proteins encoded within one genomic window of Setaria italica strain Yugu1 chromosome IV, Setaria_italica_v2.0, whole genome shotgun sequence:
- the LOC101774328 gene encoding WAT1-related protein At5g64700: MMFNNEFPFEFHFMMYCHLVCCREMWKKLNLVVLGWISLNATFGVVLAMGLYYYGLQATNPAYSVVFLNLIPIVTFVIAIVLGEERVALGKWPGRMMLVGTLTCLGGTMIVSLLKGRLLHLWPTHLLKSSHGGAPASGAHHDGMVAGTLFLCGSCLSYALWFIVQASLGKIFPSKYWATTLTCLSGSFQSFVVGVILNHDRADWRLKWDLQLLTIVYSGVFNTGITFVLISWAVSRRGPIYPPMFNSLSLIITTVMDSVLLGTNIHVGGVVGMLLITVGLYAFLWGKGKELQAAMVMKKPEQEEEGGVEMA; encoded by the exons ATGATGTTCAATAACGAGTTTCCTTTCGAATTCCATTTCATGATGTATTGCCATCTTGTCTGTTGCAGGGAAATGTGGAAGAAACTGAATTTGGTTGTGTTGGGTTGGATTTCCTTAAATGCTACATTCGG AGTCGTCCTAGCAATGGGGTTGTACTACTATGGGCTGCAGGCCACTAACCCTGCTTACTCTGTTGTCTTCCTGAACCTGATCCCTATTGTCACCTTCGTCATCGCCATCGTGCTCGG AGAGGAGAGGGTGGCGCTGGGGAAATGGCCTGGCAGGATGATGCTCGTGGGCACTCTGACGTGCTTGGGTGGGACGATGATAGTGAGCCTGCTAAAAGGGCGGCTTCTGCACCTGTGGCCTACACACCTTCTGAAATCCTCCCACGGCGGTGCGCCGGCGAGCGGTGCTCATCACGATGGCATGGTCGCCGGCACACTCTTCTTGTGTGGCAGCTGCCTTAGCTACGCCTTGTGGTTCATCGTGCAG GCAAGTCTTGGAAAGATTTTCCCATCAAAGTACTGGGCGACGACGTTGACGTGCCTGTCGGGAAGCTTTCAGTCTTTTGTGGTGGGCGTGATCCTCAACCATGACAGAGCAGATTGGAGGCTCAAGTGGGACCTGCAGCTTCTGACGATCGTCTACTCG GGCGTGTTCAACACGGGCATCACCTTCGTTCTCATCTCATGGGCGGTGAGCCGGCGTGGGCCGATCTACCCTCCCATGTTCAACTCGTTGTCGCTGATCATCACTACGGTGATGGACTCGGTGCTGCTCGGCACCAACATCCACGTGGGAGG CGTGGTTGGGATGTTGCTGATCACCGTGGGGCTGTACGCGTTCCTGTGGGGGAAAGGCAAGGAGCTACAGGCTGCAATGGTGATGAAGaagccggagcaggaggaggagggcggagtTGAGATGGCCTAG